A genomic window from Camelina sativa cultivar DH55 chromosome 2, Cs, whole genome shotgun sequence includes:
- the LOC104749655 gene encoding uncharacterized protein LOC104749655 → MAASYAYLQNIKPFKTSWKVQVRVLHTWKTYTTQFGETFDMVLADVQGTKIHASCKKDFINRFENRLTAGQWRSIENFGLSLAGDQFKPTSHRYKMTFMAQIVVDRIDSISDGLFLSLSRFDSVLSENLNPNFLIDIVGQVVNVGEMQTIDVNNKPTHKIDFELRDESDVRITCTLWASFADQIYAACQEVDVHRVICLLRFVKIRLYNDVRTISNAFYTSQLIINPDYVEVIEFMGKLPNDGLALTILEGNPNRSEYLDHGDPTYKCCYCGAMMWYDERVNKRRRSRKPKFSLCCLQGTVKLPFLREAPELIRELLSKDDALSRHFRENIRAYNMLFAFTSLGGQVNRTAEKGQGPKQFQLHGQNLHKIGSMKPEDGDYAKFSQLYIVDTENEVENRSSVMSKGKQRGRFTGKKRQAKDKLDANEEEKFHMRILSDRVGKDGRTYSMPTASEVAALIPGDFRPEMLGRDIVVQEKSSGRLQRISEVHVSYLAPQYPLIFPYGEDGFRIGIEKGFGAAEGGNNNMEEQGKQVRIPASFTGGPRYMLQSYYDAMTTCNDINKFISAEIPDKLQDPELYDVVKDCMIHGPCGAAKPNSPCMVDGKCSKFYPKVHVEDTSVGKDGYPVYRRRVSMAYVEKNYIKCDNRYVVPYNRLLSLRYRAHINVEWCNQSGSIKYLFKYINKGQDRVAFVIEPKKKTTSDANGLGNGSNITKEAGTGDTSSSINLEENKKDEVKTCFDCRYVSASEADWRLFKFPIQYRSIPVMKLPFHPPGKQPVYYKRKENIEDVLERRANVDSMFMAYLKLNQVNEFARQFTYAEIPKYFTWDGKLKQWKLRERGFSIGRINYVPQKMEAEYYMRILLGIVTGPKSDEDIRTYRGVVYDTYKKACWARGILEDDQAYIDSILEASAWFFGPQLRNLFTMMLLDGCLSRPEHVWETTWQVLSEDIENKKREQYNNPALNLTEDEKKNYTLHEIEELMLSSGGTLQAFDDMPKPTDMGVDHSNRLITEEKNYNRDYLKEKHDEWISKMTSEQRAIYEEIMCAVLKDNGGVFFVYGFGGTGKTFMWKTLSAAVRYRGLIAINVASSGIASLLLEGGRTAHSRFCIPINPDDFSMYLANMLKETSLIIWDEAPIMSRYCFENLDRSLSDIMRNGDNKPFGGKVVVFGGDFRQVLPVINGAGRAQIVLASLNSSYLWEHCKVLTLTKNMRLMSNGVSKSEAESIKEFSDWILAVGYGKIAEPNDGEALIDIPDEFLITNVGDPIDEFLITNS, encoded by the exons ATGGCTGCTTCCTACGCTTACCTCCAAAACATCAAACCTTTCAAGACTTCGTGGAAGGTCCAGGTTAGGGTCCTGCATACATGGAAAACATACACCACACAATTTGGTGAAACCTTTGACATGGTACTCGCTGATGTCCAA GGAACAAAAATCCATGCTTCGTGCAAAAAAGACTTCATCAACCGGTTCGAGAACAGGTTGACTGCTGGACAATGGAGATCCATTGAAAATTTCGGTTTAAGCTTAGCCGGTGACCAATTCAAACCAACCAGTCATCGATACAAGATGACTTTCATGGCTCAAATTGTAGTGGATAGGATCGACTCTATATCTGATGGCCTGTTCCTATCTCTCAGCCGATTTGACTCGGTCTTATCTGAAAACCTGAATCCAAACTTCCTAATAG ATATTGTTGGTCAAGTGGTTAATGTTGGTGAGATGCAAACAATAGATGTCAATAACAAGCCCACACACAAGATTGACTTTGAACTAAGGGATGAGAG TGATGTGAGGATAACATGTACTTTGTGGGCATCATTTGCTGATCAAATCTATGCTGCTTGCCAAGAAGTTGATGTGCATAGGGTGATTTGTCTTCTTAGATTTGTGAAGATCAGACTCTATAATG ATGTGAGGACTATCTCAAATGCGTTCTATACGTCTCAACTTATTATTAATCCAGACTACGTTGAGGTTATAGAGTTCATGGGAAA GTTGCCAAATGATGGACTTGCTCTCACTATCCTTGAGGGCAATCCAAATC GTAGTGAATATTTAGATCATGGAGATCCAACATACAAGTGTTGTTACTGTGGTGCTATGATGTGGTATGATGAGAGAGTAAACAAacgaagaagatcaagaaaaccTAAATTCTCTCTTTGTTGTTTACAAGGAACAGTCAAATTACCGTTTCTAAGAGAGGCACCAGAGCTCATTAGAGAATTGCTTAGTAAGGATGATGCTCTAAGTAGGCATTTTAGAGAAAATATAAGAGCATATAATATGCTCTTTGCATTTACTTCTCTCGGTGGTCAAGTTAATCGGACAGCTGAGAAAGGTCAAGGTCCTAAGCAATTCCAACTACATGGCCAGAATTTACACAAGATTGGAAGTATGAAACCAGAAGATGGAGATTATGCAAAGTTTTCACAGCTGTATATAGTAGATACAGAGAATGAGGTTGAAAACAGATCATCTGTTATGAG caaaggaaaacaaagaggaagatTCACAGGGAAAAAAAG ACAAGCGAAAGATAAGCTTGATgctaatgaagaagagaaattcCATATGCGCATACTTAGTGATCGTGTGGGGAAGGATGGTAGAACATATTCTATGCCAACCGCATCTGAAGTTGCTGCATTGATTCCAGGGGATTTTCGTCCAGAAATGCTTGGACGTGATATTGTAGTGCAAGAGAAGAGTAGTGGAAGGCTACAAAGAATAAGTGAAGTACATGTTTCTTACTTGGCACCACAATATCCTCTAATTTTTCCctatggtgaagatggtttcagaATTGGAATAGAGAAGGGCTTTGGAG CGGCCGAAGGTGGAAACAATAACATGGAAGAGCAGGGGAAGCAAGTTCGAATCCCCGCATCTTTTACTGGTGGACCTCGCTATATGTTGCAGAGTTATTATGATGCCATGACTACAT GCAATGATATTAACAAGTTCATATCTGCTGAGATCCCAGATAAGCTTCAAGATCCTGAACTATACGATGTTGTAAAGGATTGCATGATCCACGGACCGTGTGGTGCGGCTAAACCAAATTCACCATGTATGGTTGATGGAAAGTGTTCTAAATTTTACCCTAAGGTCCATGTTGAAGATACAAGTGTTGGCAAAGATGGATATCCAGTTTATAGGAGAAGAGTATCTATGGCTTATGTAGAGAAGAATTATATAAAGTGCGATAACAGATATGTTGTTCCTTATAATCGCCTCCTATCATTGCGCTATCGGGCTCACATCAATGTGGAGTGGTGCAACCAATCTGGTTCCATCAAGTACTTATTTAAGTACATTAACAAGGGACAAGATCGTGTAGCATTTGTGatagaacctaaaaaaaaaactacttcaGATGCTAATGGTCTCGGTAATGGTTCTAACATCACAAAGGAAGCAGGGACGGGTGATACTTCATCTTCTATAAATCtcgaagaaaataagaaagatgaAGTAAAAACCTGCTTTGATTGCAG aTATGTTTCAGCTTCAGAAGCAGATTGGAGGCTTTTCAAATTTCCAATACAGTATAGAAGCATACCAGTGATGAAACTTCCATTCCATCCTCCAGGAAAGCAACCAGtatattacaaaagaaaagagaacatTGAAGATGTTTTGGAAAGAAGAGCTAATGTAGATTCTATGTTCATGGCCTACCTCAAACTGAATCAGGTTAACGAGTTTGCTAGACAGTTCACTTATGCtgaaataccaaaatattttacttgGGATGGAAAATTAAAGCAATGGAAGCTTAGGGAGAGAGGTTTCTCTATAGGAAGAATCAATTATGTACCACAGAAGATGGAAGCTGAATATTACATGAGAATACTTCTTGGTATAGTGACTGGTCCTAAAAGTGATGAAGATATTAGAACATACAGAGGTGTTGTCTATGATACATACAAAAAAGCATGTTGGGCACGTGGTATTTTGGAAGACGACCAGGCTTATATAGACAGTATTCTAGAAGCAAGTGCATGGTTTTTTGGACCGCAGCTGCGTAATTTATTCACAATGATGCTTTTAGATGGTTGTTTATCAAGACCTGAGCATGTGTGGGAAACAACTTGGCAAGTATTATCAGAAGACATCgagaacaagaaaagagaacaaTACAATAATCCAG CATTGAATTTAACagaggatgagaagaagaattataCTCTCCATGAGATAGAAGAGTTGATGTTAAGCAGTGGTGGAACTCTACAAGCATTCGATGATATGCCTAAGCCAACTGATATGGGTGTTGATCATTCCAATCGTCTCATTACAGAAGAAAAGAACTACAATCGTGATTATTTGAAAGAGAAACATGATGAATGGATAAGTAAGATGACATCAGAACAACGAGCAATATATGAAGAGATTATGTGTGCTGTTTTGAAAGACAATGGTGGAGTGTTTTTTGTATACGGCTTTGGAGGGACTGGAAAGACTTTTATGTGGAAAACTTTGTCTGCTGCTGTTAGATATAGGGGATTGATAGCAATAAATGTCGCATCAAGCGGTATTGCGTCTTTGTTGTTGGAGGGTGGAAGGACTGCACATTCAAGGTTTTGTATCCCAATAAACCCTGATGATTTTTCAATGT ATCTTGCTAACATGTTGAAAGAAACATCTTTGATCATATGGGATGAAGCACCAATAATGAGCAGATATTGTTTTGAGAATTTGGATAGAAGCTTGTCAGATATTATGAGAAATGGTGATAATAAGCCCTTTGGTGGAAAGGTTGTTGTGtttggaggtgatttcagacaAGTTCTCCCAGTTATCAACGGTGCTGGTAGGGCTCAAATTGTTCTAGCGTCTTTAAATTCATCATATCTGTGGGAACATTGTAAGGTTCTAACTTTGACAAAGAACATGCGGCTTATGTCAAATGGGGTGTCTAAGAGTGAAGCAGAAAGTATCAAGGAGTTTTCTGATTGGATATTAGCTGTTGGGTATGGGAAAATTGCTGAGCCTAACGATGGGGAAGCCCTAATTGATATTCCAGATGAATTCCTAATCACGAATGTTGGTGATCCGATTGACGAATTCCTAATCACGAATTCCTAA